tatccaaacCATTCTTGCCAACACAAATGTAATTTCAATAAACTAAACTAAGCCTACCTCATGCAAGATTCAATACAAATATCTTTTCCATATAAATAAAATGTCAACCTATGTATCCAAACTatataaataacatgtcaaccCTATGTATCCAAACCACATTCTAGtctaacaagggttccccaaatctaatacatgcaagattcaaacaaaaATTCCCCAAATCTAATACACACAAGATTCAAACAAGGGTTCCTCAAATCTCCGAAATAGCATACattctatggatagaaagaaggggatcggagaaaagtaccttctaggatggattggtgaaggAATCCACGGGCCAAATCGTCAGATCTGAAGATTTTTTAAGAgaggattgagagggggagaggagccAGCCGCCGCAAAGAAGTTTCTGTAACTGCTGAAGAATGGGGTGGGTGGGGGAGGCCTAGCGCGCGGCGGCTGCATCTAAGTCATTGTGCAACGCCCACGAGTCGGGCGCTGCACATTACAGTGtggcgcctagcttggaggcgctgCACTGTTGGatgcgggcccaggggctgccacgaTGGACTTAAGTGCAACGCCCCCGAGCTAGGcgttgcaccgtagggtgtggcgccgtcgTGGCGGGCGCTGCACAAAAAGGTCAGGGGTATGAAATTGTTTCACGGGCAGTTTATTTTGTAAATTGATTTCGTCCACAGGTCAAAATAGTCAAATTTGCCGCGCgtgggagaggggggagagggacgGGAGCGGGGTAGAGAGagcgagagggggagagagcaGACCTTGCGGCGTTCGCGATGGCGGCCAGCGACGGAGACGCGGTGGCTGgttgttgccgccgccgccgcctcctctgctTCTCCGGCGGTTTGTACATCCGTCGGATCTCACTCTCTAGTCCTCGCCCCACCCCTTTCTTTGTAGCGTAGTGCGAGTCGGGCCGGCGTGCTGCCAAAACCCAGCTAAAGATGGCCCGCTTCGCGCGCGCACACAATACAAGGCCCAACCAAGGACGCAACGACTATTTATCGCATTAAGATGTCTCACCcctccgaaatcactaattaaaaagtatttttttcaaaaatcactCCCACCTCCTAAGTATACGACAATTGGCGCGTCACTTTTTGCAACCTGGCAGTTTTCACTTTTTTAtttaaaacattttatctcttgaaccgtgcgtccaaatcttgaatcgtttttactgttgAATTCTTCTCGTCGAGATCTTAAAAAGTAGATCCCATGTTGAcaggttttttgcaaaaaaatcacgaaaaaaaccggacaaaaaaaccAGATGAAAAAACCGAACTAGAagcatgttttttttcctttcctaaAGAGCCACGGCCTtccctctcgcgaaagcaaaattgCGCCTCTCGCGGAGGCAAGACCATGCCTCTGGCAGaaggaaaagaaatagaaaaccCATTTTTCTGTTTCTAAGAGGGACAACAATTGTGCCTTTCGCGGAAGTAAAATCGTGCCTCACGTGGAACGGAAAAAAATAATAAATGtgttttttcatttccgagaggtgcggtcgtgcctctcacgaaagcacaaccatgccttgCGCCGGAAGTAAAaatgtgcctctcgtggaagaaaaaaatagaaaacacgcttttcttccttttccgagaggcatgaccgtgcctttcgcggaagcaaaaccgtgtctcgCGTTGAAGGAAAAAACGTGTTTATTCGCGCAAAAAACAAATGATTTTTTTgttccaaaagctaaggaagacagATGAAAAACCTAAAAGTCAAAAAATACCAGAAAAAACCGTTTAAAAGTCAAAAACTCAtgtgaaacaataaaaaaatcggACGGAGCACTCTCAGCCCACCCCCAAGTGATCGTTGGGAGGGTCCCGAAGGAGAGCTCGCCAACTAGTTGCTCCCGGGCAGCCCGACGCGTGAAGCCCAACgtccgggccgggctcgggcttcactTTTCTCGCCAAGCCCGGGCTGAAGCCCAGGAAAAGTCAGGTAAAACttattttttgaaaatattttatgaAAATATAGGTCTAATATAGTAGTATTTAGCCTCAAAATTAGCTATTTTATTCTTTCTAGCAGACAAAAAAGCCTTTTTGCCTGGCTGCGAGCCGAGCCGGGCCAGAGCTTGGGATTTCGTGGACTGGCTTTTTTAAACTCGGCCCGGTTGGGATTTTGTGGTCTAGACTCTCTCGTGTTGAGGCAAACAATGTTGGGCTGACCCATTTTAGGGCACGCAGATTGAAAAATCAGGAAGAAAAGGGGCACACCTAGAGACCCAAAGGTGAGAGCTCTTATACACCGCCCGTGTGCGTGCGATCGTTGCGGCTTCACTTAAGCGACGTGCACATGGGCAGGCCCAATCATCACACCATTAGGAAAATTCGAAAAAAGAAGAAGCACATGCGTGGGATGGAACCTGGGACCTCATGCTGGATTCCAGTGAGGCTAGCCAGGATTTCGACCTCGAACGTTATAAATGCAGTGCCAGACTTGAAGTGCAAAGTACAGTGGCAAATCCTTTTTAAGAAaacgttcaacatttttatatgtACATTGATTTTTTTAAATACAATTGTTTTTTTAAACTACTGATCATATTTTAAATACTGAAATGGATATTTTCTAGTATACATTGACCAATttcttaatatatgatgaacaaaatttagatacacaatgaacattttctaatatacgttgaatatttttataatatacaatgaacatttttgtaatacacgatgaacatttttatagtGCAAGCTGAACTATTtcataatatacgatgaacattttcttaaaacgATGAAGATTTTCATAACACACAGTGAACTTTTTATATAATACACAAAATGATAAAAAGAACAGAAACGGAAAAAAAAGGAAACttaaaagaaagaaaatgaaaggaaaTAAGAAACCAAAACAGTAAGAAAAAAAAAACTGAAACCCGGACAGAACTGTGGAAAAACGGGAAGCAAAAAAAACATGGAAGAAAAACGAAAAGATAAACCCTGCAAGAAACAAGGAAACAACAGTGAACCAAATCTGTACGTTGGCTGGCCCAAGTGGCGAATTGCTTCAGCGAAGGACCATCCTTTTGATGCCTGCGGGCGTCAAATAGTATCTGCCCCCAAAGGTCACCTATGGCGCTCTCAGCGCCGCCACATTTTTTGCTGAGGGCGCTCTTTCTGATTATTTTTGTTTTTTCGGATGCATTTTTTTgctttttagatgtttttttttcttttttcggttTTCTACAGGGTGTTCTTaacatttgaaaaaaaatatgtAACAAGAAATTTACGCGGAAAAAGACATAGATAGTGAGCATGATAAATTTGGTTACAACTACAACATATCAGTACCCGATGAAACAAATGTAGATAGAGAGGTAGGTCACAAAATAATAATGAAATGGAAGTTATGTGAGGCCACCGGTTGTACTCCATCTCAGGTCAGACTACAATTACATAATATGGACTATTTGATATTGATACTAGATACTACTATGCCTCTACATGAACAGGAAAAACAACGTGTACAAATCTAACCAGACTTCAACAAAAAACAGTGGTACATTTCATTTCATTATTGGTTTTACATTTTACTTCGTTTCTTTGTTAATTTTCATAGGTTTATTCTTTACACATGTAAAAAAATAGTACacgttcaacatttttcatatacatcaggCACATAGTTTATACacatgtttaacattttcaaatagaTGATTAAGTTTTTTCAAAACTTATATTTTTTATATCTAGTTTTCTGCATAGACATTGCACATTTTTTCCAGATCTAAAACGTCTTTTTAATATGTGTTTAACATTTTTCagttacatgattaacattttttgaatacatggtcaatatttttaaaTGCACAATGGACATTTTTTAAAGACAACAAACATTTTTCACACACAACATACATTTTTTTCCGTAATCATCACGAACATTTCTATATACATTTTTGAAGTTTTTTCAAATACATAAGTAAAATTGTGAAAATATATGCTTCGGTGTCTACTTTTATTTAATGTACTTTGTACATTTTTTATACAGCAGGAATTTTGGTCTGATACACATCAGGAATATATTTTTGACACACTTTTCACATTTTTAAAATGCACGATCAacatttttttcatacacattgttttTTTGTACATGACAAacatttctatacacatttaaaaaaatttaaattcttgattaaaaaatttcaaatacatgatcaacttttttcatACTGAACATATATGTTTGTTATAAATtatttttgtatacatcagaaacatattttctatacacatttaacacttTATAATTTTTTGGTTAATATTTTTTCACTTGTTTTGTGTAATGTGGCTTTAAATATAAATTATAGTGTATTTAAAAGCATAAACAGAAGtaaaggaaaaagaaataaaaaacgaAATAAAAcgtgaaaataaaagaaaaatgagGCCCGGTGACTTCTTGctcactgggccggcccatttagtgACACGCCTGTGGCGAGGGATGCTAGGTCTCGCTATAAACAAGACATTGCGCTGCCGTTAGTTGGTCGCCTCGGGTAGCAACAGTAGTGTATCTTGGCCGACCACCAACTCGATCTGAGCTCTTGCAACCAGAACGTGCCCGGGATCGTTGCACACGTGCGTGAGGGACAAACTAGGAAAACGCGAAACCACCAGGGTTAAAATGTGCGATCAGCTTCAATAGCACCTCATTCTACAGCCTCCACGCGTGAGCCCACTTTGTAGCAATGTGAGTGACTCTGCGCGAGCCGGGCCGGCATGTTGCGAAAGCCCAGCTGAAGATTGGGCCGGCCTGTACACGCAATACAAGGCCCAACGTGTACGCGTTCAGCGCCCACCGCGTGCGCTTCATTCTCAGTCTGAACTTCTTCAGTCAATGCAAGTACCTGCCCAGCTATCAGCACGTGTACTAGTAATCGCTTTTCATGAAAATCATTCCTATTGGTGAACACACATTTGTTTTGAtggatgctactccctccgttcctaaatatttgtctttctagagattttaaatgGTTACCATATATGGAtgaatatagacatattttagagtgtagattcactcattttgcttcgtatgtagtcaccatttaaaacctctagaaagacaaatatttagtaacggagggagtacattgctaCTCCACATGGGAGCATAGAGAGCATAGATAACTCTGCACCCACTGCATATGTCCCTATCAGTACAAGAACACAAACTACTTACTGAAGAAAAAACCCCTTGCTttctattccctccgttcctaaatatttgtctttctagatattttaacaagtgactacatacgaagcaaaatgagtgaatctacactctaaaatatgtctacatacatccgtatgtggtagtccatttaaaatgactaaaaagacaaatatataggaacggagggagtagacagCTAATGTGTTCACAAGGCAAGCGTGTCTCTTATTACAAgccaacaaaagaaaaagagatTCAAGCAAAATGTCCAAATCTGGTTGCTGACGCTCTGCCTAGAAGAATAAACAACATAAATTCAATAGCAGCCTAGCATCGGCACTTAAGAAAAGAAAACGAACTTCCAGAGCAGCAAGATAAATAAATATAGTGGTGTGTGCCACCACAATTACCGGCCATCGGAGTAGAACATGCTCGGGTACACCCACATGGCCATCGCTGTGGGCACAAACCTCTTACGCCAGTTGAAGTTGGGATGGCTGGTTGGAGCAAGGTCCACATGGCCGCGCAGCTCATGCACgctccaaggctgagaatgatgaGCATAGTACAAGTTGTTGCTCGTCCCTCCCCATCGCTCCGGGCGCACACAAGCAAATGGAGGGCTCAGCTCGTCTCCCCCGACGAAGATCGCCCAGTTGTCCAACGTCTTCACCTTCACCCACTTCGCGGGCTCGGTCGACATGTCGAGGCGGTGGCACACAGGATCTTCGGACGATAGGTGCACAAAGTGGTCGACCATGAGGAGATCGTCGCCGCAAACCACAAGCCATGCCTGCACAAAAGATTCTGGTTCTATCTCGCTGCACCACTCAGTTGGTATCTCCCGCAGGCCTAACCGAGGGGCCAACCGCAGAGTATAGATCCTCATATCATGGTCCATGGCGATGAATTGACCGTTGAACGGCACGATCTGAAATATCCATCCATGAGGAAGTTGGAGTTCCTGCCAAGAGTCACTTCCAACGGGCCAATCAAACAGGGAGGATTGAGTGCTTACAAGGAGATGTGAGTTGGGAGATGTAAGTGGAGCGGTGAGAGTGCCACCATAGTAGCCGTCGCTGAAAGGGAGACGTGGAGGCGAAACCATGGCCCCGGTGAACACATCGACGACAAGACAATCTCCACGGTAGCAGCAGATGAGATGGCCATGTGAAGAGCCAGCAAAGTGCATGTTCTCAAAAGTTTCTTGAGGAATCTGGCAGCGAAGGGCGCTATTGTTGCTAGCTACATCAATGACTTTACGTATGCGTAGCATGTATCGAGAATTCTCAGGAACAGAAGAACATTTTTCAGAAAAAATGGAAGGAAGAGAAGAACCTTGGTTAGGACCAGCGGGTCGGATAAGAAGAGGTGGGATTAATGTGCATAGGTTAGATGCAGATCGATAGGAAGAGAATGCTGCACGCCAAGAGTGGCAGGTTGCAGCAAAGGCAAGAATGTCAATGGAGGATCCCAACAGAGCAACAATGGAGTAAAGCGGGCCATCCGGAAGATCGGCCCAACCTTGTAATCCAGACACAACAGGGTTAATTGAAGTAGAAACTACCGACAATCTGCTGGGGCTCTGCATGATGGGAATTTGTCTGCATCACATACCAAATTCAGGGCCTAATATCAGAACCGATGAACAATTTCAAGGATATGATAAAATAAAGAGACATATATCATGCAAGAACAATGTATATTTCCTCAGGGGCCTAAAATACGCCTATGCATGAAGAAACTTGTTATACACTAGCAAAAATAAGGAATTTGATACTACACTCTTGTGGGATGCCAAAGTTCAGACAGTTCATTATCAGATAATAAGACCTGTACTGTTTAGCAAATGTCTCACAACAGTAGACACTTTTAACGAAGCCCATCATTTATAAGAACATGAGGTTAAAAGAGGTGACAATTATTTATACCATGAGACGGATGCGTTGATGATATGTTTATAAGATCATTTCATGGAGCGCCAATTTTTGAGGAAAATCAAAGCTTAACCGGATCAGTCCATTCTAATTCAGGCCACCCAAAGATCCAGCGCGAGCTGAGTTCTAGATGATTCGTAGGCATATGCATGACCCCATATAGATGAAACAAGGGAAATGTGTACGGGAGAGAACGAGCACAACACAgaccttgcggatcaggatgggaggcggaggcggtgggggtggGCTGTCGCCGGCGTCTTCGATCTCCTGCGTTGTGGCGCTGTGGCTCGATCGCCTCCAGAAACCGCCCGGCCGCTTCGCCTGGAAGGGAAACGGGCTGTTCTCTCTCTCAGACTCTGGTTACTTATTATAAGGCTTTCCGTTGTGGGCCGACTTGGGTTTGCATGGGTCTGCTTGTTCTAAAAAAAAAGATACTACTGATTGTTTCCTGATCCTGAAAAAACAAACAAACTGCTAGTTTTTGCTTTTTCTTTGCGGGGAACTTTGAGACCTTTATTCAAAACAAAGTACTCATGGGACAATCAGCCATAAGGCTGGTGAATGTGATCAGGAAGGGGGGGTTCAGAGTCCAGCCAACTCTCGGTAACCATGAGCGAGCAGGCATGGTTCGCGCAAAAGATTGGCTGGAAAGTTAGCTGTCCTGCTTACATGTTGAATAATAGATGAAGTAAACGATGAAGCGAGCTCTCGAATTTCTAATTGGATACGAGCCACAACTGTTTGTGAGCCATGGCGAGAGTTCCAGAGGttcaccacctccgcggagtctgTTCCCAAAATCACATGTGAGTAACCCCCAATTATGCGAAGATAACTCCGGCCCAGGGGTGAGGTTTGCATCATGCAACTCCCAAAGCCATTGGCGAGCGAGCGACACCTCTGACAGCAGCCAACCCAGCTTCAAAATTAAAAGCAACATCCGCGTTAATCTTAACCCAACCGTCAGCAGGTGGTCTCCAACTATAACCTGAAAGAACAGCAACTTGATCACTTGGGATATCAAGCCCCGCTAGATCCTCTCCGACTTGGCGGATAGGAAACATCGGATCAATTTGCACCTCATGGTAAGTCCATTTGTTCCTCGAATTCCTGATCACCCACTACTGTAATGTTTTACATGATCTTGATCTAAGCAGGCCCGTCGATGAGGGGGAGCGAACTGAGCGACCGCACAGTGCCCCCCAAATCGTGGGGCCCCATCGAAGGAAAAACCTGTAGATGGAAGCTTGGTTAATTGTCTCAGTTGCCGCTAAAAAGACACTAAAAGACCACTACATTTTTTGAGGGGTCTAACAAAAAACAACATAGGTGCCCCTATCTACTCGATGGCTGCATGAAGCACGGAAggtcaaaggcccaaaaataaatatcAATGCCCAACGCACCGATCGGGAGCCAGGACACGACGCAGATCCATGGATTCCGCTTCGTTGCAGTTGAACAGGCAGTCGAACTGGCGTCTGGCGATCCGCGATTAGCGAAGCCCTAGGCGAATATAGCGAGGCGCCGAAACCCTAGCATTCTTCCTCGTGCCGGCGCAGTTGCCTCCGATGATCCGATCCGTTCCCATCGGCTAATCTCTTGCTGCCGTGAGACGCAAAAGTCGCGGACCGTGGTGCCTTTCGTTGCTTCGATCAGGAACACGCCCACGCCCGGACTACCTAACGTGTTTTAATCATGACTAGAACAATGCCTGTGCGTTCCAACGAGATATAAATGTTCTAGTACGTTAGCTTGTGATTTCCTATCGataataatgcgattgtgtaaataaatgttcttCAAATTCTGCAtgtgaattaccttatattttgattagaagtttggtaagtaaattcaagtggaattggttcagaaggtaagtaaattaaggtgattgattatcatatacatgaaaggttggacgaaggggtggtgTGAAGAAAAGTGAAATGGAAACCTTTCATTCTTTTTATGTAGTAGAGAAGAGCAATGTCTTTTTTTTCCAGTTTATTTCTTATATTGGAATGATCTAGTCATCTAgcaatatttgaaactaattataTATTGTTTGACCTTTTATAATTTTTTAGCTTTTTACCTAAATCTTCATCATGTCTATGAGAATTAGCAAAAAATATTTTGGTGCTGCAAAGCGTAAGAAGAAACAAAGGCTGGAAGTTGATGCTCAATCTAAAACAGATGTTCCTTTTTGGTAGAACATGAGGTTAGATTATTACTTTAGTACCCTTCACCTTTTTTAGCATTAGATTTGACACATGCCTAATATTGTACGAAATAAAACACACTTGAGATTATATAATGAAGTGAGATTATGTTTTACGAATAATATTTTTTCTATGATATGAGTTGCTCAAAATTTTGGACCCCATTTCGGTTTTCGCCAGGGGCCCCGAATTCCTAGAGACGGCCTTGGATCTAAGAATCGACTATCACACAATATATCCCGCACCCAAGTGTCTTTATGGAGCCTGGGTAAGCGGAAATCAAAACAGGACATGGCCTCATCCCAGAAACGCCTTGCATGGAAGCGCTCAATTTATGCATGCATGAGATCCTTCTACTCCGCCTTGCAGATGTTGCACAAGCTGATTGGCATAATATGTCGACGCTTTAAAGTTGCTTCATCAGGGAAAATACCATGAACCACTCTGCACCAGAAGACCCTAACTTTAGGTACAACTTTGAGATTTCACAAGGATTTCCACATCTATTCATTTGTCTATGAGGTTCTGCTAACCGCCCCTTCCTCGAGAGTTGCACACTCCTTTTGATTCATGAAGCACGGCTCGTTGATTTTACAGAGAAGGTACCTGGGTTTTTGAAAGCCCAAGCTAAGAATCCTCATGGACTCCGTTCCAAGTTGGGATATTCAATCTAGCATCTGCATCAGGTGGGAGGAAAGTATCACTGTCTGAATCGGGATATTCCGTCACTCCCCGCCACTAGGTCAGCTCGCCAAGTCCAATTTTCCTTGTCGATGAGTTCATTCACTATCTGAATTGGTGAGTCGGCTGGCGGAAACATAGGAGAAATACGAAGAGTAGCCGGAATCCATTTGTCATGCCAAATTGATATGGATTGTCCATTGCCAACCAGCATACATAATCCAGCTCGCAGAGCCTCCCGTCCCACAACAATGACTCGCCAAATTGGTGAGGCCGGCTGTGGCACTGGGGCATGCATAAATCCGTCTACAGGAGGTATCTCACCTTCATCATTCAAACAAACAATGATCCAAGGTTAGTCATGAACCTCCGACCATACTTTCCAAGAAGTGCCAAGCTAAATAACTCTAGATCTTGGAAGCCCATTCCAAGCTTGATCATTGGGCTCGCGAGTGATTTCCATGACACCCAATGCAAAGATCGTTTGTCTAGAGAACTGCCCCACCAATATTGTTCCATACTTGACGTGATGCCTTTACATCCTTTCTTTGTAAGCTAAAGCAACTCATACTGTATGTGCGGATTGCTTGTATCGCAGTTTTCAGCAAAGTCCCTCACCCAACACAGGCAAGATTTCTCTCTCACCACCCCCTCATAATAGTTCTCGACCTCTCTTCAATTTCCACTTGTAATTTCTCCAACTATAGTAGGAAGATCAAGATATCTTTCGCTGAATGCCTCCACTGCAATATGAAGCAAATTCTTCACACTTACCCTCTGAGCTTGAGGGGTATTTGGTGTGAAATAAGCTGAACTCTTTCCTCTGTTAACCATCTGGACCGAACGCGTAATTTTTCATAATGATCACCCTGTTACGGATGAGGTTCGGACAACCCCAAAGCACAACATTCGGTATTGAGTGATTCGATACtcgcatggtctaaggaatcatacATATGTTAACTCCCATGTTATAAACTATAGACTTCAGATGATATAATCTCGAAGTATAACATACAACTTGGGTCTTCAACAGGAATGTTCTACCAACATCATGTTGCGTTCTCTAATCCAGCTCAACCATAGTCCAAGGCTCAGGGGAGTCATAGTGAGAGCATGAAATGTATACACAGTTACTCTTTCTACCCATCTTTTAGCGTTCTTGAAAGCAAAGGTAGGGCTCCTTGTGTCAGTGCCAACAAAGAGAGCCTACTCCAATTTCTCCACCTTCACCAACATGGCTAGCTCAATTGACAAATTGACTTGGAAGGCCTCAAAGGTAACCAACTTGTAGCTTACAGAGAATTTGATCATCCACCACACAGAACCAACCCATGTACTACAGTGGATGCCAGGAGGTTATTTGCAGATCTATGCCCATGAAGATGCCACATCCTGGACACCGAGTCGATGGCTCAAGCGCGCACTAAAGAGCATTTCATAGTCCAGCATGAAGACCGTACCCCAGAATACCGCAATCTGGTAGGTTTTTCTACCACTGGAAAAGGGAGAAATTGTTGCAAACTAGCAGATATGTGATGGGCAATTTGAGAGGCGTAGTGAGGATACCTTATTTAATCCTAGAGTTGTTATTGAGTGGTATCTGAAGTGTTCTGACTTGAGTACTCGTGCAAACATTGACAAGGATGTGATTGTAGAAGTTGAAGAGAGCAATGATCTCGTAGAGAAGGCTGTCCAGAAGGTTTGCCCAACCTAGGGGCGTAGACATGTGGAAAGCGTCCTCAGAGGAGCTTTGACTGTCTTCCGCAACACCGACTTCCATGTGACACACCATCAATCAAAACCGAAAATTCAAAAGCAAGAACACATAAATAATGGAGAGAGTAACTAGTTGACTGCTTGAAATATGGATAGATTGTTTTGAGGGTTAGAAATATGGCTAGATGTGCAGCGGCGGAGACAGGGGGCGAGAAGGGGCCTGCCCTGTAATGGGCCCCCTCCAACTCAAACACAAGTAAGAAAAACTAGGGAATGTCGTGGACTTAATCACCCTCCTCCCATGTTTAACGTGTGATTAGAGTAGCCTCGCTGTCCTCCTGCCGCCTCCTACCCCGTGCAGTTTCTGGGGATCAGATTCAGAGTATATACACCTCCATCACAAGACCAAGCAACTGCTCAGCCACGCGGAAGTCAGGAAGACCAAGCGAGTAACTACATCAGGAAGGGTGTCGGCGCTGCCAAGAAGCGCCTCAGGCCACGACCGTCTAAGTGGTCGTCGGTGCTCTCTTGGTCGCCAATTCCCCATCCAACTGGCCAATGTTTGCATTACTGACCACTCTCCACTAaattctttaaaaaaaattgtcTTATACTTGTCAAATTGTACATAAGCTAATTCTTTTGATTGTGTTTTGTGCGATCTAGATGCAAATTTTGAGACTTTAAGTTATGAAGAGAAAAACCCCTGCTAAGCGccgtcaagattaattcaaactaaAATGGAAGGCCGCTTTGGCATTGCAGAATAATTTACATTGAAAGGGAACTAGCAGTTAAGTTTTCTTCTGACAATTATTGATATTTCATCCCACTAACAAGTGTAGGGAAATAGTTTAATCGAATAGAAATATCAGTATGTTTTTATAGTGCCACTTTGTCACATTATTGTAGTATTATGATAGCAACAACCTAGACAAAGAAATCTTAGGAACTAGGCTTGGCCCCCCCATACTCAAATCCTTGCTCCACCCCGGTAGATGTGCTATTTGTTATCCCTATAGTACTAATCATTACTTCCCGTTCATTGCTAGTTTAGAATAGATATGCACTGCTGCTTGACTTTGGCGTGGCATGCTCGGTTCTGTTAACCTTCGACATGTGATCATCTCTCTAGAATGTACTCTAGCAAAATCCCCTTGCCCATGACATGTCATTGCCGCTGCTGGCAAGGCATTACTAGAGTCTCTACCAAAATTGCCACCAGTACATCATTTGGGACGTCACTGTTGGTCTACACAAAGATCCCGTCAAGTACATCTACATCAAAGTTTGCCCACCGATTGCCCCCCGACTAGCCTCCCGAGTACTATTTGAACTTGTATTGCGAAAATGCCACAAAGAGAAGTGTGTAATTCCTAGCACATGCTAGAAGGGCACCACATGGAGCCTATCTATCTCGATTGTTCCATCAGCAGATTGCAACTTTGACTGCCCCTTTGATATTGCATACATCATTGTGGATCCAATGCATTTTGACTTGTTGCCTAGGTTGCGCAGCGATGACCCCACCAAATCAGCAACATTAGTATAATGCCTCACCATTGGTTTCCCCACCTTGAGCATAGATGATGTTGTTATCTACATGCATGATGTCCAAGACCTGCCCCAAGGCTGGATGGAAGGGGTGATTGTTCTTAACATGAGGAGGAAGAAGTTGCAAGGAGT
The sequence above is drawn from the Triticum aestivum cultivar Chinese Spring chromosome 7A, IWGSC CS RefSeq v2.1, whole genome shotgun sequence genome and encodes:
- the LOC123151584 gene encoding uncharacterized protein isoform X1, with the protein product MQSPSRLSVVSTSINPVVSGLQGWADLPDGPLYSIVALLGSSIDILAFAATCHSWRAAFSSYRSASNLCTLIPPLLIRPAGPNQGSSLPSIFSEKCSSVPENSRYMLRIRKVIDVASNNSALRCQIPQETFENMHFAGSSHGHLICCYRGDCLVVDVFTGAMVSPPRLPFSDGYYGGTLTAPLTSPNSHLLVSTQSSLFDWPVGSDSWQELQLPHGWIFQIVPFNGQFIAMDHDMRIYTLRLAPRLGLREIPTEWCSEIEPESFVQAWLVVCGDDLLMVDHFVHLSSEDPVCHRLDMSTEPAKWVKVKTLDNWAIFVGGDELSPPFACVRPERWGGTSNNLYYAHHSQPWSVHELRGHVDLAPTSHPNFNWRKRFVPTAMAMWVYPSMFYSDGR
- the LOC123151584 gene encoding uncharacterized protein isoform X2, whose product is MQSPSRLSVVSTSINPVVSGLQGWADLPDGPLYSIVALLGSSIDILAFAATCHSWRAAFSSYRSASNLCTLIPPLLIRPAGPNQGSSLPSIFSEKCSSVPENSRYMLRIRKVIDVASNNSALRCQIPQETFENMHFAGSSHGHLICCYRGDCLVVDVFTGAMVSPPRLPFSDGYYGGTLTAPLTSPNSHLLIVPFNGQFIAMDHDMRIYTLRLAPRLGLREIPTEWCSEIEPESFVQAWLVVCGDDLLMVDHFVHLSSEDPVCHRLDMSTEPAKWVKVKTLDNWAIFVGGDELSPPFACVRPERWGGTSNNLYYAHHSQPWSVHELRGHVDLAPTSHPNFNWRKRFVPTAMAMWVYPSMFYSDGR